A single window of Rhodococcus jostii RHA1 DNA harbors:
- a CDS encoding transglutaminase family protein encodes MTDVSPRTDEAAERPVLRRYRITHRTTYTYSGPVSSSYGRGYLLPRDTEEQRCVSSVVDISPVPADRSTGSDVYGNRDLYFQVSTPHEELVVAAESEIEVYGPDKTGLAAAPANAPWELSRPVGTEGAMAQEFVLDLEPPEISDAVREYAAPSFPPERPLADAVVDLTTRIHRDFQYKSGSTSVSTRVAEVLEKRSGVCQDFARLAIACLRSRGLAARYVSGYLATQPPPGKERMIGVDATHAWAAVWMPGDRWLAFDPTNDQLVDERYTVVAWGRDYADVPPLRGVIYTEARNSTIAVSVDVAPIEVLAPDQPKC; translated from the coding sequence ATGACCGACGTGTCGCCCCGCACAGACGAGGCAGCGGAACGGCCGGTGCTGCGCCGATACAGGATCACCCACCGCACCACGTACACGTACTCGGGGCCGGTGTCCTCGTCGTACGGCCGGGGTTATCTCCTGCCCCGCGACACCGAGGAACAGCGATGCGTGAGTTCCGTCGTCGACATCTCGCCGGTGCCCGCGGACCGTTCCACCGGGTCCGACGTGTACGGCAACCGGGACCTGTACTTCCAGGTGAGCACGCCGCACGAGGAACTGGTCGTGGCGGCCGAATCCGAGATCGAGGTCTACGGACCCGACAAGACCGGACTCGCCGCCGCACCCGCGAACGCGCCGTGGGAATTGTCCCGCCCCGTGGGAACCGAGGGGGCGATGGCGCAGGAGTTCGTGCTCGACCTCGAACCCCCCGAGATCAGCGACGCAGTCCGCGAGTACGCGGCGCCGAGTTTCCCACCGGAACGGCCCCTCGCCGACGCGGTGGTCGATCTCACCACGCGCATCCACCGCGACTTCCAGTACAAGTCGGGGTCGACGTCGGTCTCCACGCGCGTCGCGGAGGTGCTCGAGAAGCGGTCGGGGGTGTGCCAGGACTTCGCTCGGCTCGCCATCGCCTGCCTGCGCTCGCGGGGACTCGCGGCCCGGTACGTGTCCGGCTATCTGGCGACGCAACCGCCGCCCGGCAAGGAACGGATGATCGGCGTCGACGCCACCCACGCCTGGGCGGCCGTGTGGATGCCGGGGGACCGGTGGCTCGCCTTCGACCCCACCAACGACCAGCTCGTCGACGAGCGGTACACCGTGGTCGCGTGGGGCCGGGACTACGCGGACGTGCCGCCCCTGCGCGGTGTCATATACACAGAGGCACGAAACAGCACCATTGCGGTGTCGGTTGACGTGGCGCCGATCGAAGTGCTCGCGCCGGATCAGCCGAAATGCTGA
- a CDS encoding endolytic transglycosylase MltG yields MSNHRRPAGERPEFQYVPREPRRHRYLDEDDDQVDYAPPPEDDDVVTTGRHAVVYDDRDVDEPPAHYTEPVFEQPVYEDPVYERPVYERPVYEQPFDPEPVYEDGYGPRSYGDARAYREPAADDHAYDEPAYVEEPAYVDEQYGSHTHPDDRYDTPPDQPDVAFAEAETQIISAIPEEIPPTRAHARTQARRRKQATGRARRGKLFGALAAATVLTVLIGIVFVGGRMFFGGPDAPADYAGPGGPDVVVQVHPGDTAEEIASTLAERDVVASGSAFFNAAVQSNAMNSVQPGFYSLPTQIPADDAVQELIDPTSRVGQMIISEGRQLHDTTDVQTGAKKKGIYTLISEASCIGEAGQEQCIGYDDLNAAGAGDLSALGVPDWAKDAVAGVPDRDRQLEGLIAAGSWDFDPTAGPAAILQRLVTESSASYEKTGILTAGDQVGLTPYKMLIAASLVEREAMPDDFSKVARVILNRLAVNQALQFDSTVNYALDTTELATTDADRAQVTPWNTYASPGLPATPISSPSIGALQAVEQPAPGDWIYFVTVDSKGTTLFTKSYDEHLANIDQALNNGILNSGR; encoded by the coding sequence GTGAGCAATCATCGGCGACCCGCAGGTGAGCGACCCGAATTCCAGTACGTCCCGCGCGAACCCCGACGGCACCGCTACCTCGACGAGGACGACGACCAGGTCGACTACGCGCCGCCCCCGGAGGACGACGACGTCGTCACCACGGGGCGCCACGCGGTGGTGTACGACGACCGTGACGTCGACGAACCCCCCGCCCACTACACGGAGCCGGTGTTCGAGCAGCCGGTGTATGAGGACCCGGTGTACGAGCGCCCGGTGTACGAGCGCCCGGTGTACGAGCAACCGTTCGACCCCGAGCCCGTCTACGAGGACGGATACGGTCCCCGTTCGTACGGCGACGCCCGCGCCTACCGGGAACCGGCAGCCGACGACCACGCGTACGACGAGCCCGCCTACGTCGAAGAGCCCGCGTACGTCGACGAGCAGTACGGTTCCCACACCCATCCCGACGACCGCTACGACACACCGCCCGACCAGCCCGATGTCGCGTTCGCGGAGGCCGAGACACAGATAATCTCGGCGATCCCCGAGGAGATCCCGCCGACTCGCGCCCACGCCCGCACGCAGGCCCGCCGGCGCAAACAGGCCACAGGACGCGCACGCCGAGGCAAGCTGTTCGGCGCCCTCGCAGCCGCGACGGTCCTGACAGTGCTGATCGGCATCGTGTTCGTCGGCGGCAGGATGTTCTTCGGCGGTCCCGACGCCCCTGCGGACTACGCGGGCCCGGGTGGTCCCGACGTGGTCGTGCAGGTTCATCCCGGCGACACCGCGGAGGAGATCGCCTCCACTCTGGCCGAGCGGGACGTCGTCGCCAGCGGATCGGCCTTCTTCAACGCCGCGGTCCAGAGCAACGCGATGAACTCGGTGCAACCCGGCTTCTACAGCCTCCCGACCCAGATTCCGGCGGATGACGCCGTGCAGGAACTGATCGACCCCACCTCCCGCGTCGGGCAGATGATCATCTCCGAGGGCAGGCAACTCCACGACACCACCGATGTGCAGACCGGGGCCAAGAAGAAGGGGATCTACACCCTGATCTCCGAGGCCAGTTGTATCGGTGAGGCCGGCCAGGAGCAGTGCATCGGTTACGACGACCTCAACGCCGCCGGTGCAGGCGACCTGTCCGCGCTCGGGGTTCCCGACTGGGCGAAGGACGCGGTCGCCGGTGTTCCGGACCGGGATCGTCAGCTCGAGGGCCTCATCGCCGCGGGCAGCTGGGATTTCGATCCGACCGCCGGTCCCGCCGCCATTCTCCAGAGGCTGGTCACCGAGAGTTCCGCGAGCTACGAGAAGACCGGGATCCTCACCGCGGGCGACCAGGTCGGACTCACGCCGTACAAGATGCTGATCGCGGCGTCCCTGGTGGAACGGGAGGCGATGCCGGACGACTTCTCCAAGGTCGCTCGCGTCATCCTCAACCGGCTCGCCGTCAACCAGGCGTTGCAGTTCGACTCGACGGTCAACTACGCGCTCGACACGACCGAACTGGCCACCACCGACGCCGACCGCGCACAGGTGACACCCTGGAACACGTACGCCAGCCCCGGTCTGCCCGCGACGCCGATCTCCTCGCCCAGCATCGGGGCGTTGCAGGCCGTCGAACAACCGGCACCGGGCGACTGGATCTACTTCGTGACGGTCGATTCGAAGGGCACCACCCTGTTCACGAAGAGCTACGACGAACACCTGGCCAATATCGACCAGGCTCTGAACAACGGGATTCTCAACAGTGGACGATGA
- a CDS encoding shikimate dehydrogenase — protein MDDEVVTARKAAVLGSPIAHSRSPQLHLAAYRALGLTGWTYDRIECDGERLPGLVSGLGPEWVGLSVTMPGKIAALEFASERTERAVVIGSANTLVRIEGGWRADCTDVDGVSGALIAGGVGTIAGTEAVVVGAGGTARPALVALADMGVKSVTVVARDAGRAAGALGCAESVGLDVRLLGFDSPELGARCASAAALVSTVPSAAITEYADILGRAPFVLDAIYDPWPTPLAAAVEAAGGTVVGGLSMLLHQAFGQVEQFTGRPAPREAMAAALG, from the coding sequence GTGGACGATGAAGTGGTGACCGCACGCAAAGCTGCGGTGCTGGGCAGCCCGATCGCGCATTCGCGCTCGCCGCAATTGCACCTCGCGGCGTATCGGGCGCTCGGTCTCACCGGGTGGACGTACGACCGGATCGAGTGCGACGGGGAGCGACTGCCCGGCCTGGTGTCCGGGCTCGGCCCGGAATGGGTCGGGCTGTCCGTCACGATGCCGGGCAAGATCGCCGCACTCGAATTCGCGTCCGAGCGCACCGAACGGGCCGTGGTGATCGGCTCCGCGAACACCCTCGTCCGTATCGAGGGTGGCTGGCGTGCCGACTGCACCGACGTCGACGGGGTCAGCGGTGCTCTCATCGCGGGTGGTGTCGGAACCATCGCGGGCACCGAGGCGGTCGTCGTCGGCGCCGGGGGAACGGCCAGACCCGCGCTCGTGGCGCTCGCCGACATGGGCGTGAAATCGGTGACCGTGGTGGCACGCGACGCGGGTCGCGCGGCAGGTGCACTGGGGTGCGCGGAATCGGTGGGACTCGACGTCCGGTTGCTCGGCTTCGACAGCCCGGAACTCGGTGCTCGGTGCGCGTCGGCCGCCGCGCTCGTCAGCACCGTTCCCTCCGCCGCGATCACCGAGTACGCGGACATTCTCGGGCGGGCGCCGTTCGTGCTCGACGCGATCTACGATCCGTGGCCGACCCCGCTGGCAGCGGCCGTCGAGGCGGCGGGCGGCACCGTTGTCGGCGGACTCTCGATGCTCCTGCACCAGGCGTTCGGGCAGGTCGAGCAGTTTACCGGTCGCCCGGCGCCGCGCGAGGCGATGGCGGCCGCTCTGGGCTAG
- a CDS encoding phosphotransferase family protein, protein MTAILADPVSEVVAAAEKLLTRRTGAPVTLVDPVDLGGSGRTIVLRVRVAENPFSLPRTLVIKQVREESGVSGARAVDPDDLTGDSRSAFLREAVSYQFATALATDSRPGAELLASDLDARLLVLSDLGDATPISALLEHSDSDTVTNTLMAMAQALGRMHAATVGREEDFTALLRRAEVAHCDDTVAEQVERAVPAVPGLLSEILRVDVSPDLTDQVARAAKLFESGRFRAFSPSDLCPDNIIVNDEGVRFLDYEWGGFRDAMLDIAYALVSFPGCLCSIELSEDRTQAMIEAWRAEVVGMWPALADDNVLAARMVEAQLIWVWLSTYLFLPENHTRIAAVREHHLSVPRSEALTQRWDKLARSADHAGNTVVAHHARVIADKIRGLSVG, encoded by the coding sequence ATGACTGCAATACTGGCAGACCCCGTTTCAGAGGTAGTTGCCGCAGCCGAGAAGCTGCTCACCCGTCGCACAGGGGCACCCGTGACACTGGTGGATCCCGTGGATCTCGGCGGTAGTGGCCGCACCATCGTGCTCCGTGTGCGCGTGGCGGAGAATCCGTTCTCCCTTCCGCGGACGTTGGTGATCAAGCAGGTCCGCGAGGAGTCCGGGGTGTCCGGCGCGCGGGCCGTCGATCCCGACGATCTCACCGGCGACAGCCGCAGCGCCTTCCTCCGGGAGGCCGTCTCGTACCAGTTCGCCACGGCGCTGGCGACGGACAGCCGCCCCGGAGCCGAACTGCTCGCATCCGACCTCGACGCCCGGCTCCTCGTGCTCAGCGACCTCGGGGACGCCACCCCGATCAGCGCCCTGCTCGAGCACTCCGACTCCGACACCGTCACCAACACCCTGATGGCGATGGCCCAGGCGCTCGGCCGCATGCACGCGGCCACCGTGGGCCGCGAGGAAGACTTCACCGCCCTGCTGCGCCGCGCCGAGGTGGCGCACTGCGACGACACCGTGGCCGAGCAGGTGGAGCGTGCGGTGCCCGCCGTGCCCGGCCTGCTGTCCGAGATCCTCCGCGTCGACGTCTCCCCGGACCTGACCGATCAGGTGGCGCGTGCCGCGAAGCTGTTCGAGAGCGGCCGCTTCCGGGCGTTCAGCCCGTCCGACCTGTGCCCGGACAACATCATCGTCAACGACGAGGGCGTGCGGTTCCTCGACTACGAGTGGGGCGGTTTCCGCGACGCCATGCTCGACATCGCGTACGCGCTGGTCTCGTTCCCCGGCTGCCTGTGCAGCATCGAACTGTCCGAGGACCGGACGCAGGCGATGATCGAGGCCTGGCGTGCGGAGGTCGTGGGGATGTGGCCTGCGCTCGCCGACGACAACGTGCTCGCCGCCCGCATGGTCGAGGCGCAACTGATCTGGGTGTGGCTCAGCACCTACCTGTTCCTGCCGGAGAACCACACGCGCATCGCGGCCGTCCGCGAACACCACCTGTCCGTGCCGCGGTCCGAGGCGCTGACCCAGCGCTGGGACAAGCTGGCCCGCTCGGCCGATCACGCCGGGAACACGGTGGTCGCCCACCACGCCCGCGTCATCGCCGACAAGATCCGGGGACTGTCCGTCGGCTGA
- the alaS gene encoding alanine--tRNA ligase — protein sequence MQTHEIRRRFLDHFVKAGHTEVPSASLILDDPNLLFVNAGMVQFVPFFLGQQTPPYPRATSVQKCVRTLDIENVGITTRHNTFFQMAGNFSFGDYFKRDAIKHAWALLTSSVDDGGYGFDPERIWVTVYLDDDDARDIWRDEVGVPESRIQRRGMADNYWSMGIPGPCGPCSEIYYDRGPEYGKEGGPEADEDRYIEIWNLVFMQNERGLGISKDNFEILGPLPKQNIDTGMGVERVAFLLQGVDNVYETDLVRPVIAKAEELSGRKYGAVHDDDVRFRVIADHARTAAMLIADGVNPGNDGRGYVLRRLLRRIVRSAKLLGADKPSMREFITVVRDTMAPSYPVLDTDFGRIETVAVGEETAFLKTLTSGSKLFEGAAESVKASGKSTIGGDQAFALHDTYGFPIDLTLEMAAEAGLTVDEEGFRTLMAEQRQRAKDDAQARKHAHADLTVYKELLDRGPTEFTGFHELVSEAHVLALISQGQRVPVATAGQDVEVILDRSPLYAEAGGQIADLGTLTGPGLRVKVNDVQKIAKKLWVHKVTVQEGQLTEGDVVLAQVDAAWRKGATQGHSGTHMVHAALRQVLGPNAVQAGSLNKPGYLRFDFSWQGALTEAQKQDIEVVANEAVAADYSVNTFVTDLDKAKSMGAMALFGENYGDEVRVVEIGGPFSMELCGGTHVGSSSQIGNVTLLGEQSVGSGVRRVEAYVGLDSYRYLAKERALLAGLSSSLKVPSEEVPARVEALVERLRVAEKELEQTRAQAVLAAAGTFVDKAQRVGPVLLVADSAPAGVGGNDLRGLVTDIRGRFGTQPAVVALLGDVDGKVPFVVAVNKAAQELGLAAGDLVKGFGPKIGGRGGGKADMAQGSGSDTSGIAAALDAVRGQVADKVGSQ from the coding sequence GTGCAGACCCACGAGATTCGCCGGCGCTTCCTCGACCATTTCGTCAAGGCAGGCCACACCGAGGTACCCAGCGCCTCGCTGATTCTCGACGATCCGAACCTGCTGTTCGTCAACGCCGGGATGGTGCAGTTCGTGCCGTTCTTCCTCGGCCAGCAGACGCCGCCGTACCCGAGGGCGACCAGTGTCCAGAAGTGTGTGCGCACCCTCGACATCGAGAATGTGGGCATCACCACACGGCACAACACGTTCTTCCAGATGGCCGGCAACTTCTCGTTCGGCGACTACTTCAAGCGCGACGCGATCAAGCATGCGTGGGCGCTGCTGACCTCTAGCGTCGACGACGGGGGTTACGGCTTCGATCCCGAGCGCATCTGGGTGACGGTCTACCTCGACGACGACGACGCCCGCGACATCTGGCGCGACGAGGTCGGCGTTCCCGAATCGCGGATCCAGCGCCGCGGCATGGCCGACAACTACTGGTCCATGGGCATTCCCGGCCCCTGCGGCCCGTGCTCGGAGATCTACTACGACCGCGGCCCCGAGTACGGCAAGGAAGGCGGCCCGGAGGCCGACGAGGACCGCTACATCGAGATCTGGAATCTCGTGTTCATGCAGAACGAGCGTGGCCTCGGCATCAGCAAGGACAACTTCGAGATCCTCGGCCCGCTGCCGAAGCAGAACATCGACACCGGCATGGGTGTCGAGCGCGTCGCGTTCCTGCTCCAGGGCGTCGACAACGTGTACGAGACCGACCTCGTGCGCCCGGTCATCGCGAAGGCCGAGGAACTGTCGGGCCGCAAGTACGGCGCCGTCCACGACGACGACGTGCGCTTCCGGGTCATCGCCGACCACGCGCGCACCGCGGCGATGCTCATCGCCGACGGCGTGAACCCCGGCAACGACGGGCGCGGCTACGTCCTGCGCCGCCTGCTGCGGCGCATCGTCCGGTCCGCGAAGCTGCTCGGCGCCGACAAGCCCAGCATGCGTGAGTTCATCACCGTCGTCCGCGACACGATGGCGCCGTCCTACCCGGTCCTCGACACCGACTTCGGCCGCATCGAGACGGTCGCGGTGGGGGAGGAGACCGCGTTCCTCAAAACCCTCACGTCCGGCTCGAAGCTGTTCGAAGGCGCCGCCGAGTCGGTGAAGGCGTCCGGCAAGTCGACGATCGGCGGCGACCAGGCGTTCGCGCTCCACGACACGTACGGCTTCCCGATCGATCTGACCCTGGAGATGGCGGCCGAGGCCGGCCTGACCGTCGACGAGGAGGGCTTCCGCACGCTGATGGCGGAACAGCGGCAGCGCGCGAAGGACGACGCCCAGGCCCGTAAGCACGCGCACGCCGACCTGACCGTCTACAAGGAACTCCTCGACCGCGGACCCACCGAATTCACCGGATTCCACGAATTGGTCTCCGAGGCACATGTTCTCGCGCTGATCTCGCAGGGGCAGCGGGTCCCCGTCGCGACGGCGGGCCAGGACGTCGAGGTCATCCTCGACCGCAGCCCCCTGTACGCGGAGGCGGGTGGCCAGATCGCCGACCTCGGTACCCTCACCGGCCCGGGCCTGCGGGTGAAGGTCAACGACGTCCAGAAGATCGCCAAGAAGCTGTGGGTCCACAAGGTGACCGTGCAGGAGGGTCAGCTCACCGAGGGTGACGTCGTGCTCGCGCAGGTCGACGCCGCGTGGCGCAAGGGTGCCACGCAGGGGCATTCCGGCACCCACATGGTGCACGCCGCGCTGCGACAGGTGCTCGGCCCCAACGCGGTTCAGGCCGGCTCGCTGAACAAGCCGGGCTACCTGCGTTTCGACTTCTCCTGGCAGGGCGCGCTGACGGAAGCGCAGAAGCAGGACATCGAGGTCGTCGCGAACGAGGCGGTGGCCGCCGACTACTCGGTGAACACGTTCGTCACCGATCTCGACAAGGCGAAGTCGATGGGCGCGATGGCGCTGTTCGGCGAGAACTACGGCGACGAGGTGCGGGTCGTCGAGATCGGCGGACCGTTCTCGATGGAGCTGTGTGGTGGAACTCATGTGGGCAGCTCCTCGCAGATCGGCAACGTCACCCTGCTCGGTGAGCAGTCCGTCGGTTCCGGTGTGCGCCGCGTCGAGGCATACGTCGGGCTCGATTCGTACCGCTACCTGGCCAAGGAACGCGCGCTCCTCGCCGGTCTGTCGTCGTCGCTGAAGGTGCCCTCGGAAGAAGTGCCTGCCCGCGTCGAGGCGCTGGTGGAGCGACTCCGGGTGGCGGAGAAGGAACTCGAGCAGACCCGCGCGCAGGCGGTTCTCGCCGCGGCGGGCACGTTCGTCGACAAGGCGCAGAGGGTCGGGCCGGTGCTGCTGGTCGCGGATTCCGCCCCGGCCGGTGTCGGCGGCAACGACCTGCGTGGGCTCGTCACCGACATCCGTGGCCGGTTCGGCACCCAGCCCGCCGTGGTCGCGCTGCTCGGCGACGTCGACGGCAAGGTTCCGTTCGTGGTGGCCGTGAACAAGGCGGCACAGGAACTCGGCCTGGCGGCCGGCGACCTCGTGAAGGGATTCGGTCCGAAGATCGGCGGCCGCGGAGGCGGAAAGGCCGACATGGCACAGGGCTCCGGTTCGGACACCAGCGGAATTGCGGCTGCCCTCGACGCAGTCCGGGGACAAGTGGCGGACAAGGTGGGGAGCCAGTAA
- a CDS encoding replication-associated recombination protein A, producing MSDLFGSDVGEDESAGLFETAQPDEAASAPRSVPGPVSLDHHAPLAVRMRPRTLGEVVGQQHLLGPGAPLRRLVEGSGAASVLLYGPPGTGKTTLASLISGATGRRFEALSALSAGVKEVRGVIELARRRLLAGEQTVLFIDEVHRFSKTQQDALLAAVENRIVLLVAATTENPSFSVVSPLLSRSLVLQLQSLTADDIENLLERARTDERGLGGEIEIAGDAMDHLVRLAAGDARRALTALEAAAGAALDQAGDTDRPVLLDLATVEASVDKAAVRYDRDGDQHYDVISAFIKSIRGSDVDAALHYLARMLTAGEDPRFIARRLVVHASEDIGMADPTALQTATAAAQAVQLIGMPEARLALAQATIHLATAPKSGAVIAALGAAMADVAAGNAGLVPPHLRDGHYAGAAKLGNAVGYRYPHDHPDGVLAQQYPPDELVGVDYYQPTTHGGERDIAGRVDKLRAIVRGTNRQGGRLS from the coding sequence GTGAGCGATCTTTTCGGTTCGGATGTCGGCGAGGACGAGTCGGCAGGCCTGTTCGAGACGGCGCAGCCCGACGAGGCGGCGTCGGCCCCGCGATCGGTTCCCGGTCCCGTGTCGCTCGACCACCACGCACCGCTGGCAGTGCGCATGCGTCCCCGGACGCTCGGTGAGGTGGTCGGGCAGCAGCATCTCCTGGGCCCCGGTGCGCCGCTGCGGCGCCTCGTGGAGGGGTCGGGGGCCGCGTCCGTCCTGCTGTACGGTCCGCCCGGCACCGGCAAGACGACGCTGGCGTCGCTGATCTCGGGGGCCACCGGCCGCCGTTTCGAGGCACTGTCCGCGTTGTCCGCCGGGGTGAAGGAAGTGCGCGGCGTCATCGAACTGGCCCGCCGCCGCCTGCTCGCGGGCGAGCAGACGGTGCTGTTCATCGACGAGGTGCACCGCTTCTCGAAGACCCAGCAGGACGCCCTGCTGGCGGCAGTGGAGAACCGGATCGTGCTCCTCGTGGCTGCCACCACCGAGAATCCCTCGTTCTCCGTGGTGTCCCCGCTGCTGTCTCGCTCGCTCGTCCTGCAACTGCAGTCGCTGACGGCGGACGACATCGAGAACCTCCTGGAGCGGGCCCGCACCGACGAGCGGGGTCTCGGCGGGGAGATCGAGATCGCGGGTGACGCGATGGACCATCTGGTGCGCCTCGCGGCCGGCGACGCCCGCCGGGCGCTCACCGCGCTCGAGGCGGCGGCGGGCGCTGCGCTCGACCAGGCCGGTGACACGGACCGTCCGGTGCTGCTGGACCTCGCGACCGTGGAAGCGAGCGTCGACAAGGCGGCCGTCCGCTACGACCGTGACGGCGATCAGCACTACGACGTGATCAGCGCCTTCATCAAGTCGATCCGCGGTTCGGACGTCGACGCCGCCCTGCACTACCTGGCCCGGATGCTCACGGCGGGCGAGGACCCCCGCTTCATCGCGCGGCGGCTGGTCGTCCATGCCAGCGAGGACATCGGGATGGCCGACCCCACCGCATTGCAGACCGCGACCGCCGCCGCGCAGGCAGTACAGCTGATCGGGATGCCCGAGGCCCGCCTGGCCCTCGCCCAGGCCACGATCCACCTCGCGACCGCACCCAAGTCGGGGGCCGTCATCGCGGCGCTCGGTGCCGCGATGGCGGATGTCGCGGCCGGAAACGCCGGGCTCGTCCCGCCGCACCTGCGCGACGGCCACTACGCGGGGGCGGCGAAACTCGGCAACGCCGTCGGGTACCGCTATCCCCACGATCATCCCGACGGGGTACTGGCGCAGCAGTATCCGCCGGACGAGCTGGTCGGTGTCGACTACTACCAGCCCACCACTCACGGCGGTGAGCGGGACATCGCGGGGCGTGTGGACAAATTGCGCGCCATCGTCCGCGGCACGAACCGTCAGGGTGGCCGGTTAAGCTGA
- the ruvX gene encoding Holliday junction resolvase RuvX has product MDHAEQGPDRPGVDDPGRGRRIGIDVGSVRIGVASSDPDGILATPVETVPRSKERGPDAPDIRRIADIVEEYEAVEVIVGLPQTLRGERGKAASIATVFAKRLRRKVDPIPVRMADERLTTVTAARALRESGVSARGQRPVIDQAAAVAILQGWLDERSRSVNAGDSGGDAQLPEGGQ; this is encoded by the coding sequence GTGGATCACGCGGAACAGGGTCCGGATCGACCGGGAGTCGACGACCCTGGGCGTGGTCGGCGCATCGGCATCGATGTGGGCAGCGTCCGGATCGGGGTCGCGTCGAGCGACCCCGACGGGATCCTCGCCACCCCCGTGGAGACGGTGCCCCGGTCCAAGGAACGGGGACCCGACGCGCCGGATATCCGGCGCATTGCCGACATTGTCGAGGAATACGAGGCCGTGGAGGTTATCGTCGGTCTGCCGCAGACCTTGCGGGGTGAACGGGGGAAGGCCGCCTCGATCGCTACTGTGTTCGCGAAGCGATTGCGAAGGAAGGTCGACCCGATACCGGTGCGGATGGCGGACGAACGTCTGACGACCGTCACTGCCGCGCGGGCGCTTCGCGAGAGCGGTGTCAGTGCGAGGGGCCAGCGTCCTGTGATCGACCAGGCTGCGGCGGTGGCGATCTTGCAGGGATGGTTGGACGAGCGGAGCAGGTCGGTGAATGCAGGGGATTCAGGTGGGGACGCGCAGCTACCGGAGGGGGGCCAGTGA
- a CDS encoding prepilin peptidase, giving the protein MSCQVTVIDTVIRSRMLLGMWWLIVASVVAGAGAGWAARRTAGLFVGTVRAGWCEAVCAVGVPATVWAGTTASTPGVLPCALAFWWWCVSLAATDLCARKLPNLLTLPGFLAIVGVGAATGSAATAVIGGFLLASAYLALYLGAPGAVGAGDVKLALGVGAAAGLAGGEAWVLAAGLAPALTALVGCIVLAPRGSPPPLPHGPAMCAATLVALFAAHVT; this is encoded by the coding sequence TTGTCGTGCCAGGTCACGGTGATCGACACGGTGATCCGGTCACGCATGCTGCTCGGTATGTGGTGGCTGATCGTGGCGAGTGTGGTGGCAGGTGCGGGTGCGGGATGGGCAGCCCGCCGGACGGCCGGCCTGTTCGTGGGCACGGTGCGGGCGGGCTGGTGTGAGGCGGTGTGCGCTGTCGGCGTCCCCGCCACGGTCTGGGCCGGTACCACCGCATCCACACCGGGGGTGCTGCCGTGTGCGCTCGCGTTCTGGTGGTGGTGTGTGAGTCTCGCCGCCACCGACCTGTGTGCGCGGAAGCTGCCGAACCTGCTGACCCTGCCCGGCTTCCTCGCGATCGTCGGCGTCGGCGCTGCGACCGGATCCGCGGCCACAGCCGTGATCGGCGGGTTCCTGTTGGCGTCGGCGTATCTCGCCCTGTACCTCGGCGCCCCCGGGGCGGTCGGTGCGGGTGACGTGAAACTCGCCCTCGGGGTGGGCGCAGCCGCCGGGCTCGCCGGGGGAGAAGCCTGGGTGCTCGCGGCGGGGCTCGCGCCGGCGCTGACAGCGCTGGTGGGCTGCATCGTTCTCGCCCCCCGGGGTTCGCCGCCGCCGCTCCCGCACGGCCCCGCCATGTGTGCCGCGACACTGGTTGCGCTGTTCGCCGCGCACGTCACCTGA